A stretch of the Meles meles chromosome 19, mMelMel3.1 paternal haplotype, whole genome shotgun sequence genome encodes the following:
- the LOC123931292 gene encoding zinc finger protein 345-like yields the protein MKRKKRVATHPAVSSHGTQSFLSKLCIEASFQNVTVGRYKHSALENLHLMIDWKNDGESEEHQRYHEGYNQTETTVHNMNLTAQNGEGYKTLWKTYLLKSATSAKQCLSISKGSNQMVKHTYLENENLENLKSCLVHAENNYLNHFESRIGLTESNISENQRFKNEEQSAQWDPLERSFTEESTLQDDQNIFNENRIAQCGESENKFNEGSNVNKHVRTHFPENHYECDKCVEVFYQSSNLIIHKNIPMGENLCKYNECGKSVNQSSSVGDYQRVHMEKNLHRCNKTGNMLSQSSGLNIHNTVTTGQKTYICEECGKAFDWHSTVSQHQPMRTGEKPYKCEECSKVFIHSSHLNQHERINPGEKPYQCEECGKAFNQHSMLTRHQRIHTGEKPYQCEECGKAFNQHSNLIQHHRIHTGEKPYQCKECGQAFNHHSSLTQHHRIHSGEKPYICKECGQSFNQHSNLTRHHRIHSGEKPYICKECGQAFNQHSKLTEHLRIHTGEKPYVCKECGQAFNRHSHLTRHHRIHSGEKPYICKECGKAFNQQSKLTEHHRIHTGEKPYICKECGQAFNRHSHLTRHHRIHSGEKPYICKECGDTFIQHSHLTRHHRIHT from the coding sequence CTGTATCTTCACATGGCACCCAGAGTTTCCTGTCAAAGCTGTGCATAGAAGCTTCTTTCCAAAACGTGACAGTGGGTAGATATAAACATAGTGCCCTTGAGAATTTACACTTAATGATAGACTGGAAAAATGATGGGGAAAGTGAAGAGCATCAAAGATATCATGAAGGATATAACCAAACTGAGACTACAGTCCATAATATGAATCTGACTGCCCAAAATGGTGAAGGATataaaacactttggaaaacatacCTTCTTAAGTCTGCTACTTCTGCAAAGCAGTGTCTTTCTATAAGCAAGGGCTCAAATCAAATGGTCAAACATACATATCTGGAgaatgaaaatttggaaaatctgAAAAGTTGCTTAGTCCAtgctgaaaataattatttgaaccATTTTGAAAGTAGGATTGGATTGACTGAgtcaaatatttctgaaaatcagagatttaaaaatgaagaacaaagtgCTCAGTGGGATCCATTGGAGAGGTCCTTCACTGAGGAGTCAACACTACAAGATGACCAGAACATTTTCAATGAAAATAGAATTGCTCAGTGTGGTGAATCTGAGAACAAATTTAACGAGGGTTCAAATGTTAATAAACATGTGAGGACTCATTTTCCAGAGAATCATTATGAATGTGATAAATGTGTGGAAGTCTTTTACCAAAGCTCTAACCTGATTATACATAAGAATATCCCTATGGGAGAGAATCTTTGTAAATacaatgaatgtgggaaatctgTTAACCAGTCCTCCAGTGTTGGTGATTATCAGAGAgttcacatggaaaaaaatttacacaGATGTAATAAAACAGGAAACATGTTGAGCCAATCATCAGGACTAAACATACATAACACAGTCACTACTGGACAGAAAACTTACATTTGTGAGGAATGTGGTAAAGCCTTTGACTGGCACTCAACAGTATCTCAACATCAGCCAATGcgtactggagagaaaccttacaaatgtgaAGAATGTAGCAAGGTCTTTATCCACAGTTCACACCTTAATCAACATGAGAGAATTAAtcctggagagaaaccttaccaatgtgaAGAATGTGGAAAGGCCTTTAACCAGCACTCAATGCTTACTCGACATcaaagaattcatactggagagaaaccttaccaatgtgaagaatgtggcaaggcctttaaccaGCACTCAAACCTTATTcagcatcacagaattcatactggagagaaaccttaccaatgtaaAGAATGTGGCCAGGCCTTTAACCATCACTCAAGCCTTActcaacatcacagaattcacaGTGGTGAAAAACCTTACATATGTAAAGAATGTGGTCAGTCCTTTAACCAGCACTCTAACCTTACtcgacatcacagaattcatagtggagagaaaccttacataTGTAAAGAATGTGGCCAGGCCTTTAACCAGCACTCAAAGCTTACCGAACATctcagaattcatactggagagaaaccttacgtGTGTAAAGAATGTGGTCAGGCCTTTAACCGGCACTCACACCTCACtcgacatcacagaattcatagtggagagaaaccttacataTGTAAAGAATGTGGTAAGGCCTTTAACCAGCAATCAAAGCTTACtgaacatcacagaattcatactggagagaaaccttatatATGTAAAGAATGTGGCCAGGCCTTTAACCGGCACTCACACCTGACTCGGCATCACAGAATTCATagtggagagaaaccttacataTGTAAAGAATGTGGTGACACCTTTATCCAGCACTCACACCTGACTagacatcacagaattcatacttgA